Proteins encoded in a region of the Coleofasciculaceae cyanobacterium genome:
- a CDS encoding TniQ family protein, protein MPFLRRPRPGANEIFSSYLLRLTQANGYNNYQAILNYVSIQSDFHKLNYLSKDTINLTTLSQMTELEKGQLWEMIFSEIGDRKVRAYGSILDYEWLEREKLKICPACFATDGYYHKHWSLWCYTSCYLHQCLLVDICPQCQSVWNWDDLKNDWKCKCGWKFAETLVTKIKQEENNLSEVVARSCKLTEGKSTSLNSKSLLSDLSLSQISLLMRSTVSLHNPGDSLYQLQLPSTNQDLHTLLSKSALIYTSESSNLSYFLQWFDRFYRLEYKRFGQRKNHLQKLSLIATFGQKLEDLRLK, encoded by the coding sequence ATGCCATTTTTACGTAGACCTAGACCTGGAGCAAACGAAATATTTTCGAGCTATTTACTACGGCTTACTCAGGCAAATGGCTACAATAATTATCAAGCAATTTTGAATTATGTCAGCATTCAATCTGATTTCCATAAACTCAACTATTTATCGAAAGATACCATTAATCTAACCACATTGAGTCAAATGACAGAGTTAGAGAAAGGGCAATTATGGGAGATGATATTTTCAGAAATCGGCGATCGCAAAGTTCGAGCTTATGGATCGATTTTGGATTATGAGTGGTTAGAGCGCGAAAAACTTAAGATTTGTCCAGCTTGTTTTGCTACTGATGGGTACTACCATAAACACTGGTCTTTGTGGTGCTATACCAGTTGTTATCTTCACCAATGCTTGCTAGTTGATATTTGCCCACAATGCCAGTCTGTGTGGAATTGGGATGACTTGAAGAATGACTGGAAATGTAAATGTGGGTGGAAGTTTGCTGAAACGTTAGTTACCAAGATAAAGCAAGAAGAAAATAACTTAAGCGAAGTAGTGGCTCGTAGCTGCAAATTAACAGAGGGAAAATCAACATCTTTAAATTCTAAATCTCTACTTTCCGACCTCAGCTTATCCCAAATATCTCTGCTAATGAGATCTACTGTCTCGCTACACAATCCAGGGGATAGTTTATATCAACTTCAATTACCATCAACAAATCAAGATTTACACACATTGCTATCAAAATCGGCACTCATATATACATCTGAGTCCAGCAACTTATCATACTTCTTACAGTGGTTCGATCGCTTTTACCGACTGGAGTACAAGAGATTTGGACAAAGAAAGAATCATTTACAGAAATTAAGTCTCATTGCCACCTTCGGTCAAAAGTTGGAAGATCTTCGCCTGAAATAA